The proteins below come from a single Xiphophorus hellerii strain 12219 chromosome 14, Xiphophorus_hellerii-4.1, whole genome shotgun sequence genomic window:
- the rcor2 gene encoding REST corepressor 2, with amino-acid sequence MPSVMERSGAGVLSRSRAKTVTNGSSQPHSEEESSDEEHAHDSMIRVGGDYQAQIPEFKPDSPARYNEKDQRSMLVWCPNTQLSDNMLDEYILMAKEKHGYNMEQALGMLLWHKHDVERSLADLANFTPFPDEWTVEDKVLFEQAFSFHGKSFHRIQQMLPDKLISSLVKYYYSWKKTRTRTSVMDRQARRLISKREKDDSNDEIEEGEPGEDSDFEVDAKKEAVKQNSSGSSNAEKAPPSRSGPVKKESIGAQYRHHPLRARRRPPKGMHLDQTDITALSTSHDAGVLSVRQLDTHLVSLKRQVQSIKQTNSSLKQSLTEGVDVFRPAEPAPKMNSRWTTEEQLLAVQAIRRYGKDFTAIAEVIGTKTPPQVSSFFVSYRRRFNLDEVLREWAAEQVATSRDQKDARRSSEELAADGGGGEEEEVKMEDSPADPCSSSSPPSVTPSSLSQPPPLLRPAPPSAPPSLLRQPPPLQTRPLQNRAPHNHPPPPLIRPAITSSSSSSSLRGSPPSSSSAGCQMPPSLVGLKVEQPNSH; translated from the exons ATGCCCTCAGTGATGGAGCGCTCTGGGGCTGGGGTCCTGTCCAGGAGCAGAGCCAAAACCGTCACTAACGGCAGCAGCCAGCCCCACTCTGAGGAGGAGAGCAGCGATGAAGAGCACGCTCATG ACAGCATGATCAGAGTTGGAGGAGACTACCAGGCCCAGATCCCAGAGTTCAAACCAG ACAGTCCAGCCCGCTACAATGAGAAGGACCAGAGGAGCATGCTGGTCTGGTGTCCCAACACTCAGCTCTCAGATAACATGT TGGATGAGTACATCCTAAtggctaaagaaaaacatggataCAACATGGAGCAG GCTTTGGGGATGTTGTTATGGCACAAACACGACGTGGAGCGCTCGCTGGCCGACCTGGCCAACTTCACGCCGTTCCCAGACGAGTGGACGGTCGAGGACAAAGTTCTGTTTGAGCAGGCCTTCAGCTTCCACGGCAAGAGCTTCCACCGCATCCAGCAGATG CTTCCAGACAAGCTGATCTCCAGCTTAGTGAAGTATTACTAcagctggaagaaaaccagaaccagaacctccgtCATGGATCGACAGGCCCGCAGGCTCATcagcaagagagagaaagatgacAG CAACGATGAGATTGAAGAAGGAGAGCCGGGTGAAGACAGCGACTTCGAGGTCGACGCAAAAAAAGAG GCCGTAAAGCAGaacagcagcggcagcagcaacgCAGAGAAAGCCCCGCCCAGCCGGTCCGGCCCGGTGAAGAAGGAGAGCATCGGAGCTCAGTACAGACACCACCCGCTCAGAGCTCGCCGCAGACCACCCAAAGGCATGCACCTGGACCAGACCGACATCACGGCTCTGTCCACCTCCCACGATGCCGGGGTTCTGTCCGTACGTCAGCTGGACACACACCTGGTGTCGCTCAAGAGACAG GTTCAGTCAATCAAACAGACCAACAGCAGCTTGAAACAGAGCCTGACTGAAGGTGTCGACGTTTTCAGACCAGCAGAG cCTGCCCCGAAGATGAACTCTCGTTGGACCACAGAGGAGCAGCTGCTGGCCGTGCAGG CCATCCGTCGCTACGGTAAAGACTTCACAGCCATCGCCGAGGTGATCGGCACCAAGACGCCTCCTCAGGTGAGCTCGTTCTTCGTCAGCTACCGGCGACGCTTCAACCTGGACGAGGTGCTGAGGGAGTGGGCCGCCGAGCAGGTGGCCACCAGCCGGGACCAGAAAGACGCCCGCAGGAGCAGCGAGGAGCTGGCGGCCGACGGAGGAGGcggcgaggaagaggag gTGAAGATGGAGGACTCCCCTGCAGAcccctgcagctcctcctctcctccctctgtcaccccctcctctctctcccaaCCCCCACCTCTGCTGCGCCCGGCCCCGCCCTCCGCCCCCCCGAGCCTCCTCCGCCAGCCGCCGCCTCTCCAGACGCGGCCGCTCCAGAACCGAGCGCCGCACAATCACCCCCCTCCTCCGCTCATCCGGCCCGCcatcacctcctcctcttcctcctccagtcTCAGGGGTTCTCCGCCCAGCTCCTCGTCCGCTGGATGCCAGATGCCTCCGTCGCTGGTCGGCCTCAAAGTGGAGCAGCCCAACTCGCACTGA